The following DNA comes from Candidatus Saccharibacteria bacterium.
TTTCCAATAATCTTTCTCTCGATTTTTGACAACGGTCTTCTCGAATTTTTGTGAGTAAATCTGACGCTTTCGATAAAAATAATAGATTATCGAGATACCTGAACAAACAATTCCAAACCAATTAAAAACTCTAAGGTTGAATTGACTAATTGATTCCTTCTGTAGAAATCCCAAGAAAATCATCGTTATCGCTAAGCCTAGATTGAGCCAGTTTAGGCCCTGAAGCTGATGAGATCTCTTAAGCACCAGACTGATAGCTGAAATGGTAGCAAAAATAATCGCTAAGCTTAAAAAGGCATTGACCTGACCAGAATTTGGCGCACCAAACCAGTAGGCCTTCCAGGATTGCGGAACATTTTGATAAAGAATTAAGCAACTCAAACTAAATCCAAATATCACTCCACCAATCACTTCGACTAGTTTGTGACCAATATTTTCCTTGAGTGGCAGATCTTCCCCAATCTCATCAGCTGACAGATTACTATCTTGCAACAGCCTATTTAGCACCTTAGCTTGAATTCCAGCTGCTCGCCGTACACCAAGAGCATCATAGATCACAATTGCTGCCAAAATGGCTGAAAAGCCGAAGATTGGACTATTAACTCCTTCCAATAAGTAGCTAACAGTCATCAAAGAGATAACGACTGAGGTATGGCCGCTGGGCATTCCCCCAGAAGCAACCATCATCCTAAG
Coding sequences within:
- a CDS encoding divergent PAP2 family protein, with protein sequence MNNAFIYVPALVWLMAQFVKFLIAMFAGKTDLRMMVASGGMPSGHTSVVISLMTVSYLLEGVNSPIFGFSAILAAIVIYDALGVRRAAGIQAKVLNRLLQDSNLSADEIGEDLPLKENIGHKLVEVIGGVIFGFSLSCLILYQNVPQSWKAYWFGAPNSGQVNAFLSLAIIFATISAISLVLKRSHQLQGLNWLNLGLAITMIFLGFLQKESISQFNLRVFNWFGIVCSGISIIYYFYRKRQIYSQKFEKTVVKNREKDYWKRKLSN